AATACTCGGTAAATTGTTAAGGGACTATAATTTCATTAAAACAGTAGAAGAAGCTCTAGGGTCTTTGGGAGTAGAATATTTAGAGCTCCCAGAGTGGGATAAAATTGTTGAAAATGTCAGAAAATATAGAATAGATATTGAAGACACT
This genomic interval from Acidianus sp. HS-5 contains the following:
- a CDS encoding PIN domain-containing protein, which encodes MTPFLLTVVLGRILGKLLRDYNFIKTVEEALGSLGVEYLELPEWDKIVENVRKYRIDIEDTIHVATAFENVLSIISNDDELKRKVKTEF